In a single window of the Acipenser ruthenus chromosome 42, fAciRut3.2 maternal haplotype, whole genome shotgun sequence genome:
- the LOC131696806 gene encoding tubulin alpha chain-like isoform X1, whose translation MKRWASTPLRERERRKERSIERECISIHVGQAGAQIGNACWELYCLEHGIQPDGTMPSDKTIGGGDDSFNTFFSETGAGQHVPRAVFVDLEPTVIDEVRTGTYRQLFHSEQLITGKEDAANNYARGHYTIGKEIIDLVMDKIRKLADQCTGLQGFLVFHSFGGGTGSGFTSLLMERLSVDYGKKSKLEFSIYPAPQVSTAVVEPYNSILTTHTTLEHSDCAFMVDNEAIYDICCRNLDIERPSYTNLNRLISQIVSSITASLRFDGALNVDLTEFQTNLVPYPRIHFPLATYAPVISAEKAYHEQLSVSEITNACFEPANQMVKCDPRLCKYMACCLLYRGDVVPKDVNAAIATIKTKRSIQFVDWCPTGFKVGINYQPPTVVPGGDLAKVQKAVCMLSNTTAIAEAWARLDHKFDLMYAKRAFVHWYVGEGMEEGEFSEAREDMAALEKDYEEVGVDSIEGEGEEEGEEY comes from the exons ATGAAGAGGTGGGCGTCGACTCcattgagggagagggagaggaggaaggagaggagtaTTGAG CGTGAGTGCATCTCCATCCACGTTGGCCAGGCTGGTGCCCAGATCGGCAATGCCTGCTGGGAGCTCTACTGCCTGGAGCACGGCATCCAGCCTGACGGGACGATGCCCAGTGACAAGACCATCGGAGGAGGGGACGACTCCTTCAACACCTTCTTCAGCGAGACTGGAGCTGGCCAGCACGTCCCCAGAGCTGTCTTTGTAGATCTTGAGCCAACAGTCATAG ATGAGGTGCGCACTGGTACCTACCGCCAGCTGTTCCACTCTGAGCAGCTCATCACTGGCAAGGAGGATGCTGCTAACAACTACGCCCGTGGGCACTACACCATCGGCAAAGAGATCATCGACCTGGTTATGGACAAGATTCGCAAACTG GCTGACCAGTGCACAGGTCTCCAGGGATTCCTGGTCTTCCACAGCTTTGGAGGTGGTACGGGTTCTGGTTTCACCTCCCTGCTGATGGAACGCCTGTCTGTGGACTACGGCAAGAAGTCCAAGCTGGAGTTCTCCATCTACCCAGCCCCCCAGGTCTCCACAGCTGTGGTGGAGCCCTACAACTCCATCCTGACCACCCACACCACCCTGGAGCACTCCGACTGTGCCTTCATGGTAGACAATGAGGCCATCTATGACATCTGCTGCAGGAACCTTGATATTGAACGCCCCTCCTACACCAACCTGAACAGGCTTATCAGCCAGATTGTGTCCTCCATCACAGCCTCCCTCCGATTCGACGGTGCCCTGAATGTTGATCTGACAGAGTTCCAGACCAACTTGGTGCCCTACCCCCGTATCCACTTCCCCCTGGCCACCTACGCCCCAGTCATCTCAGCCGAGAAAGCCTACCATgagcagctttctgtgtctgagatcACCAACGCCTGCTTTGAGCCGGCCAACCAGATGGTCAAATGTGACCCCCGTCTCTGCAAGTACATGGCCTGCTGCCTGCTGTACCGTGGTGACGTGGTGCCCAAAGATGTCAACGCTGCTATTGCCACCATCAAGACCAAACGTAGCATCCAGTTTGTGGACTGGTGCCCAACTGGTTTCAAGGTTGGTATCAACTACCAGCCTCCCACTGTGGTTCCTGGGGGCGACCTGGCCAAGGTTCAGAAGGCAGTGTGTATGCTGAGCAATACCACCGCCATCGCTGAGGCCTGGGCACGGCTGGACCACAAGTTTGACCTAATGTACGCCAAGCGGGCCTTCGTCCACTGGTACGTGGGGGAGGGTATGGAGGAAGGAGAGTTCTCGGAGGCCCGAGAGGACATGGCCGCCCTGGAGAAGGACTATGAAGAGGTGGGCGTCGACTCcattgagggagagggagaggaggaaggagaggagtaTTAG
- the LOC131696806 gene encoding tubulin alpha chain-like isoform X2 — MPSDKTIGGGDDSFNTFFSETGAGQHVPRAVFVDLEPTVIDEVRTGTYRQLFHSEQLITGKEDAANNYARGHYTIGKEIIDLVMDKIRKLADQCTGLQGFLVFHSFGGGTGSGFTSLLMERLSVDYGKKSKLEFSIYPAPQVSTAVVEPYNSILTTHTTLEHSDCAFMVDNEAIYDICCRNLDIERPSYTNLNRLISQIVSSITASLRFDGALNVDLTEFQTNLVPYPRIHFPLATYAPVISAEKAYHEQLSVSEITNACFEPANQMVKCDPRLCKYMACCLLYRGDVVPKDVNAAIATIKTKRSIQFVDWCPTGFKVGINYQPPTVVPGGDLAKVQKAVCMLSNTTAIAEAWARLDHKFDLMYAKRAFVHWYVGEGMEEGEFSEAREDMAALEKDYEEVGVDSIEGEGEEEGEEY, encoded by the exons ATGCCCAGTGACAAGACCATCGGAGGAGGGGACGACTCCTTCAACACCTTCTTCAGCGAGACTGGAGCTGGCCAGCACGTCCCCAGAGCTGTCTTTGTAGATCTTGAGCCAACAGTCATAG ATGAGGTGCGCACTGGTACCTACCGCCAGCTGTTCCACTCTGAGCAGCTCATCACTGGCAAGGAGGATGCTGCTAACAACTACGCCCGTGGGCACTACACCATCGGCAAAGAGATCATCGACCTGGTTATGGACAAGATTCGCAAACTG GCTGACCAGTGCACAGGTCTCCAGGGATTCCTGGTCTTCCACAGCTTTGGAGGTGGTACGGGTTCTGGTTTCACCTCCCTGCTGATGGAACGCCTGTCTGTGGACTACGGCAAGAAGTCCAAGCTGGAGTTCTCCATCTACCCAGCCCCCCAGGTCTCCACAGCTGTGGTGGAGCCCTACAACTCCATCCTGACCACCCACACCACCCTGGAGCACTCCGACTGTGCCTTCATGGTAGACAATGAGGCCATCTATGACATCTGCTGCAGGAACCTTGATATTGAACGCCCCTCCTACACCAACCTGAACAGGCTTATCAGCCAGATTGTGTCCTCCATCACAGCCTCCCTCCGATTCGACGGTGCCCTGAATGTTGATCTGACAGAGTTCCAGACCAACTTGGTGCCCTACCCCCGTATCCACTTCCCCCTGGCCACCTACGCCCCAGTCATCTCAGCCGAGAAAGCCTACCATgagcagctttctgtgtctgagatcACCAACGCCTGCTTTGAGCCGGCCAACCAGATGGTCAAATGTGACCCCCGTCTCTGCAAGTACATGGCCTGCTGCCTGCTGTACCGTGGTGACGTGGTGCCCAAAGATGTCAACGCTGCTATTGCCACCATCAAGACCAAACGTAGCATCCAGTTTGTGGACTGGTGCCCAACTGGTTTCAAGGTTGGTATCAACTACCAGCCTCCCACTGTGGTTCCTGGGGGCGACCTGGCCAAGGTTCAGAAGGCAGTGTGTATGCTGAGCAATACCACCGCCATCGCTGAGGCCTGGGCACGGCTGGACCACAAGTTTGACCTAATGTACGCCAAGCGGGCCTTCGTCCACTGGTACGTGGGGGAGGGTATGGAGGAAGGAGAGTTCTCGGAGGCCCGAGAGGACATGGCCGCCCTGGAGAAGGACTATGAAGAGGTGGGCGTCGACTCcattgagggagagggagaggaggaaggagaggagtaTTAG
- the LOC131709235 gene encoding LOW QUALITY PROTEIN: putative tubulin-like protein alpha-4B (The sequence of the model RefSeq protein was modified relative to this genomic sequence to represent the inferred CDS: deleted 1 base in 1 codon; substituted 1 base at 1 genomic stop codon) has product MRECISIHVGQAGAQIGNACWELYCLEHGIQPDGTMPSDKTIGGGDDSFNTFFSETGAGQHVPRAVFVDLEPTVIDEVRTGTYRQLFHPEQLITGKEDAANNYARGHYTIGKEIIDLVLDKIRKLADQCTGLQGFLVFHSFGGGTGSGFTSLLMERLSVDYGKKSKLEFSIYPAPQVSTAVVEPYNSILTTHTTLEHSDCAFMVDNEAIYDICRRNLDIERPSYANLNRLIGQIVSSITASLRFDGALNVDLTEFQTNLVPYPVSTSPWPPTPQSSQPRKPTMSSFLCLRXPTPALSRPTRWSNVTPVTASTWPAACCTVVTWCPKMSTLLLPPSRPNVASSLWTGAQLVSRLVSTTSLPLWFLGVTWPRFRGQCVC; this is encoded by the exons CGTGAGTGCATCTCCATCCACGTTGGCCAGGCTGGTGCCCAGATCGGCAATGCCTGCTGGGAGCTCTACTGCCTGGAGCACGGCATCCAGCCTGACGGGACGATGCCCAGTGACAAGACCATCGGAGGAGGGGACGACTCCTTCAACACCTTCTTCAGCGAGACTGGAGCTGGCCAGCACGTCCCCAGAGCTGTCTTTGTAGATCTTGAGCCAACAGTCATAG ATGAGGTGCGCACTGGTACCTACCGCCAGCTGTTCCACCCTGAGCAGCTCATCACTGGCAAGGAGGATGCTGCTAACAACTACGCCCGTGGGCACTACACCATCGGCAAAGAGATCATCGACCTGGTTCTGGACAAGATTCGCAAACTG GCTGACCAGTGCACAGGTCTCCAGGGTTTCCTGGTCTTCCACAGCTTTGGAGGTGGTACGGGTTCTGGTTTCACCTCCCTGCTGATGGAACGCCTGTCTGTGGACTACGGCAAGAAGTCCAAGCTGGAGTTCTCCATCTACCCAGCCCCCCAGGTCTCCACAGCTGTGGTGGAGCCCTACAACTCCATCCTGACCACCCACACCACCCTGGAGCACTCCGACTGTGCCTTCATGGTAGACAATGAGGCCATCTATGACATCTGCCGAAGGAACCTTGATATTGAGCGCCCCTCCTACGCCAACCTGAACCGACTCATTGGCCAAATTGTGTCTTCCATCACAGCCTCCCTCCGATTTGACGGTGCCCTGAATGTTGATCTGACAGAGTTCCAGACCAACTTGGTGCCCTAC CCCGTATCCACTTCCCCCTGGCCACCTACGCCCCAGTCATCTCAGCCGAGAAAGCCTACCATgagcagctttctgtgtctgagataACCAACGCCTGCTTTGAGCCGGCCAACCAGATGGTCAAATGTGACCCCCGTCACGGCAAGTACATGGCCTGCTGCCTGCTGTACCGTGGTGACGTGGTGCCCAAAGATGTCAACGCTGCTATTGCCACCATCAAGACCAAACGTAGCATCCAGTTTGTGGACTGGTGCCCAACTGGTTTCAAGGTTGGTATCAACTACCAGCCTCCCACTGTGGTTCCTGGGGGTGACCTGGCCAAGGTTCAGAGGGCAGTGTGTATGCTGA